The Camelus bactrianus isolate YW-2024 breed Bactrian camel chromosome 13, ASM4877302v1, whole genome shotgun sequence nucleotide sequence GCTTCCTCCTGCTCTGCCTGGCGCCGCCCGCCCAccgcaggaggggagggaggcaggtgccGAGAAGCCAGCGCCCCTGCccagctgccctgtcctgcccaTCCCTGCCCGCTAGCTCTGGGTGTCGTGGCCGTGCTGTTTGGGCATGTCACCTGGTGAGGTCTGGGGACTGTGTCACTGCCCAAGAGCTCCAGGTGAGCTTTCAGGCCTTGGGAGCACTGCTGGAAGGAGCGCTGCGGGGGGTGCGCTGCAGGAGGGTGCACAGCGCCTAGCAGGCGGGGTGAATTGGGTGGGCGTTAACTTCCTGGAAGGTATTGTTCGCTCTCCAAACGGCAGGCTTTTACATCTGTGTTTGCATGTAGTTGCACGGACAAGTGCGTTGTGGGCAGCCTCGCCGTGTCCGGGGAGGCCTGCCCACGTAGGTGGATTTGCAGCCAGGGCCTTAGCCGTGTGCAAGGTGAGGCCCTTTAGGTGGGGTTTTTCCACGGCAGGGTGAGGTCCAGGCGCTGTTCTTGAGGCACGAAGGCTACCTGGGAGCCATCGGAGCATTTCTCAAAGGAGCTGAACAAGACAGTGAGTAGAGCGTGGCCATGGGGGCGTGGCCCGTGCTTGGGGTCTGGGCTGCCTTGGGCATGCGGctaggggaggtggggagggtgagggAGCTGCTGGAGTGGGTGCGCGTGCTACGTGATGATCAAGGGAGGGCCCTGCCCTGGCAGTGGCAGGAGCTCTGCTTGTGATTCTGCTGAAGGGCCTGTGGAAACTTGCCATGTAATCAACCACAGGGTGTTTGAGAGTGACAGGGCTCCATGCAGGGGACGGCCTCGGCCCTCCCGTGCCCAGGTCCTCATCACCATCAGCTTGGCTGTCTCTGCAGATGCACATCCGGTCTGTCCTTTTTGGAGAACACATGTAGGAATTGCAGGCCCGATTCTACCCCAGCAGGAGTCAGGCCGGCTGCTTGCGGGTCGGCACCGATCAAAACAGCTCAGGCTGACCTTCATGTCCTTAAATGCAATTTCTTATGGAAGTAACTCAGGGAGATCTTTAAGAAGCTTTGAAAGGTCTAAGTGATCATTTTACGAGGCCTCATTGCCATTGGGAAATAATACAACAGAACAAAACCCCGGCTCACCCAGCATCAGGGAGACCGTCGGCGGCTGGTCCTCTCCCAGATGTGGTCAGGCCATCCCGAGGTTTGCCCAGCCGCTTGACCCTAGGTTGACCCGGTCTCTTGTCCCACAGACCCGAACCAGTACAGCTGGGGAGAGAACTACGCTGGCAGCTCCGGGCTCATGAGCTCGTCGCCCGAGCTCTGCCCGACGCAGCGGGCCAGGAGCGGCACGGTGAGTATAGGACAGGGCGGTGCTGGGCCCCTCGGGGGCTGCTCGCTGCACATGTCTCCTTAGTGGTCACCAGGAGTGTCCCCGCACTTTCCATTGCAGACCAGTCTTGAACCAGAGGCTCTGGGGCAGCAGTAAGACATTGTGTTCAGCCGGAGCCCTGGAAGCCATGCGGGCCACCCCCCGTGTCTGCAGAGAGAATATAGAGTTAAACTGAGGAGGACAAGGGTCTTTACTCAGGGCTCTGGGGCCGTTCTCAGCAGAGTCGGGTTAAAACCCTGGGTCATAGGAACTAGCCCAGGCCCTGTCTTTTAGACTGCGTCCTCTGCGTGGTGGTTTCAAGGTGGCAGTGAGCATGCAAAGTCTGCTCTCCGTGGAAGGGTCCCGCCTGTTCCTCAGTGCCCCCTGCTTGGGTGAGGCCTGTTGTGGGGCCTCCCGGGCCTGCTGAGCCAGTGTCTAGAGGGTCTCTCAGCTGGGGCCAGTGTCAGCCAGACAGGGTGGTACTGCCATGGCCCACGGAGGCGCGGGGCGCTGTTGTGTGGGCTGTTGCCGGCTCGTTAACCTTGTATCCCAAACGTTCTCAGAACCCGCGCTCTGTGCTGGAGGGCGAGGGGTGTGCGCTCAGGTGCTGGTCTGGGCACACAGGTCAGATGCCACCTTCAGGACTAGCCAGAgggctgttgtttttgttttgttgttttttaatttattttattatttttgatgggggagaaggaggtaattaggtttgtttgtttatttagaagaggtactgaggatgaacccagaacctcgtgcttgctaagcatgcgctctgccacttgagctacacctccCCTCGCTGAGCGGCTGTGTTGAGGAAAAGGTGCTTTTCAGCTGTAGACACAGGTTCTCTCGTAAGTCAGTGTAAACGTGGCAGGAACATGTCCCATCTGATCTCACTCCCAGGAGAGCCCCCCTCTGTGGCATCCCCCATTCGCGTAGCAAGGCCCCTGCACTGCACCGCGTCCTTCGCGCCCAGCCGTGCGGCTGTAGCTGGGCCCTCCTGAGGGCGGGTGCCGTGGGCGGTGGCGGGGCAAGGCCAGGCCTGGTCAGAGCTGTGGCTGGTGTGCAGAGAAAGGTCTGACATCTTCCCAGCCCCGTTTCTGATCCATCAAAGGGCAGCTCGGATCCCTGCCCCACAGACTGAACTTAATCGGATGAGTGGGCAAGAAACCCTTAAACCAGCACTGAAGTGCCACATGGTCGCCCTCCACGACAGCTTGGGGGCTTTGCGCGCCTGTCAGGCTGGGCTCTCGCGTGGCCCTCCAGTGGGTGTGGGATCCCCGCATTACTGCGGTGGGGAGACCCGGGGCAGCGGACCAGGCCTGTTTCTGTGTTGTTCACAGCCAAGACGAGGCTGAGCTCAGATCTGAACTCTGTTtgttggggaggcagggagaccttgcaGACCAGCGAGGCGGGAGGCAGCCACGCCACCTTTCTTTGACCTCCACCTTTCCTGTGGAGACACACCAGCTCTTTCCCTGTGTCCTAAAAGCTGGGTTCCCCCTCGTGGTGGATCAGTTTGTCCAGACCGCCCCTGGCTCAGAGCACGCCTGCCTCTCCATCCCCGCGAGTTGGCCCATCAGAAGCCCTCCTGGCAGAGCAGGGCCAGCTCCCAGCTGTGCGGCTCCATGGAGGGCAGGGGCGAGGCCTGACGGGCCAGCCCCGAGCTCACTCGCTTGTTGTGGCCTCAGAACGGCTGCCTGAACAGTTCTCGTCCGAGTTCAGGGCCAGGCCCACAGGACCATTCGTTCAAGAGATGCTCGTGCCTGCAGAGTGTTTCGGCCGTCGCAGAGCACGGCTGGGCGGTGGTTCTGGTTGTGGGGGTGTGAGCAGCACACGTGCTGCAGAGGAAGGGGCCGTGTGTCCAGTCAGGTCTCCATGGCCTGGCCCAGGGAACAGCCCTGGGCCAGAGCCACAGGATGAGGGCCTGCCAGGCAGGGAGTGAGGACGGCAGCCGCGGGGGCTCTGAGCAGAAGCGAGGACCAGGAAGGCGTCCGGTGTGAGTGGGGTCATGAGTGCAGAGGGAGGGGCACGAGGGTGCGGCGGTGGCTGGAGAGGCCACCTGGGAGCTCCGAGAGCCCAGGGCTCTGCACCTTGGGGTAGCGGGGAAGAGGCAGGTGTGAGCAGAAAAGTGGAGGGGGCTCTGCTGCTGAGAGAGGACATGACAGGGTGATGGGATCCAGAGATGGGGAAGAACGGGGCGGTCCGTTTACCTGCAGGCAGATTGTACTCGATCTCTGCCCTTCGTGCAGAGAAGCTGCTGCTAAAACTTGTAGGAGGATGTTTTGGTCTTTCAGGAAGAACACAGCTGATGTGCCCACCTGCTTCTCGTTCTCCCAGTTTGACTTGCTGGAGATGGACCGGCTGGAGAGGCCGCTGGTCAGCCTGCCGCTCCTCCTGGACCCGCCTTCCTACGTGCCCGACACGGTCGACCTCACGGATGACGCCCTGGCCCGCAAGTACTGGCTCACCTGCTTTGAGGAGGCCCTGGACGGGGTGAGAGCTCAGGCGGGGCCGGATGCCCCCGAGGAGGCCCTGACGTCTGGGGAGACTGGCTGTGGGCATTTGAGGTCCTGGCCCCGTCTCACCATCTCAGGTTCCCCAGGGGCAGTGAGAGGCacgaggaaggaggagggggctttTCCAGGAGCCCTTCCACCCATGTGTTGGAGGTTGAGTCGTAGTTCGCAGGTGAAACTGCGACCCTAGAGCGGTCTGTTGGGAGGTGGTGTCAGTGAGCGCGTCCTCGTGAGCTCGCCAGGCAGCTTTGCAGTCTGCTGTGTTTCTTCAGAAAGCAAACGACTTGCCTGGGGGTGGCGATGGCGGTAGCCCCTCCAGGCTCCAGTGGGTCATGTCTCAAGGCCACTGGAGCCCTGTGGGAACACCTACCCCTCCATGAAGCCCCTCGGAGAGGCCCGTGGGGTCTGTCCCCAGGGTGAGGGGGGTCGCCCTGCCCAATCCCTGCGAACTCTGAGGGCGCTCCAGAACCGCCTGCCCCTCTGCAGGGCAGGAGCCGGTGGCAAGGGGGCCGTGGGGCTGGGATCAGAGGGTGTGGATCTGAGCTTCGGATTGGGGCCAGCGGTGACCTCGTTTCCGCCAGGCCAGGGAGGCCCCCAGTGGGTAGCTGTCAGTGATACCTGCTGTCCGCAGGCGGGGGCTGCTCTGAGCCCCAGTGACCATCTCGTCCTTGGCAGGTTGTGAAGCGCGCCGTGGCGAGCCAGCCTGGCTCCGTGGACGCAGCTGAGAGGGCCGAGAAGTTCCGCCAGAAGTACTGGAACAAGCTGCAGACGCTGCGGCACCAGCCCTTGTGAGTGTCCGCTGCGGCAGTGCCGGCCCCCCCCAGGGGCCGGACGCTCACCCCCAGGGCTGCGGCGCCCTTGGGGCTGTTTCTCCAGTTCTCTGGGGGCTCTGCGCCCATCCGCTTTGCCCGCGTCTGCGGGGAGGCTCGAGTGCGCCCACTCGGCACCGTTGCTCTGCAGGCTGCCTGGCTGCTCCTGTTGGTGCCTGGACCCCGCAAGGGTGCCTCTGGGGACAGGGGGTGTGATGGTCAGTATATTCGGCCATCCAGCCCGCTTGGCCTCCCTCACCTGACTCTGTCCCCAGCGCTTACGGGACCCTGACCGTGCGCAGCCTCCTGGACACCAGGGAGCATTGTTTGAACGAGTTTAACTTCCCGGATCCCTACTCCAAAGTGAGTGCCCTCTTCTCGTGGGTGGCTGTGTGCTTGCGGGGGATGCGGGGAGCGGGGGCGTCGGCCCTGTCCTGACCAGCAAGCAGCTTTGGTAGCAGCCCTGACCCCCAGTGCTAGTGGCAGGCCGCATCCGGGTCTCCCCTGCAGAGGGGCCATCTCCCGAGAGCGCTGTGCGGCCCCTCTGCCGGCAGCGTCGGCTGAGCAGCTGTGGGCACGGGCACCGCGGCGACTCCCTCAGCAGAGACGTGTCGGGGGGGCTCTGGTCAGCAGCCAGTTAGGGTGGTGGGCGTTCAGCGCTGAGGCCCCCCTCCCGTCTTCCTGGCCTCCTGAGGTCAGCTTGGAAACTCAGTTGGTACCTGAGGAAGTTAGTCCTGGTCTCGAGGGTGTGACAGGCCACTCAGGGCCTGAGGGGTGGCCTGGCGGGTGGCATGGAGGTGTCTCCTTGGGCTCTGACCAGGAGGCCACGTGCCCCAGAGCAGCGGGCGGGATCCAGGAGCGGCACAGCAcacccatccctccctcccatcccccccccccccggtcccCTCGTGCAGGAGTGAGGACGGCGGTCTGGGTGCTGAGGGTTTCACAGCCAGGGCAGCAGGCACCCGTGCGGGTCTGCGCCCTCTGCCCTGGCCCTCCACCCTGCCCTTGGCCACAGCTCCGTCACACCCTGGCCGGCGCCCTCCTGAGCCTCAGCCCTCTTGCGTACGGTTTACATCTGTGTGGCCATCAGCATCGCCCACCTCTCGCTCTCAGCCCGTGCTGTTCCGAGTCGGGCAGTTTTCACCTGATGCAGCCTTGGTTTCTTTAAACTCTCGCAGTGATGTCACGTCAAGTGTTCTGTCCCCTTAGAGCAGGCTCACGGTTGGGGGTGTCCTCTGCAGTGTCCCCGGCCAggtgcccctcctcccctctctgtgcTGAGGGCCGGGCTGCCCAGACCACGACTTCACCCACATCTCCCCACAGGTGAAGCAGAAAGACAACGGCGTGGCGCTGAAGTGTTTCCAGAGGGTGGTCCACTCGCTGGACGcgctgggctgggaggagaggcagcTGGCCCTGGTGAAGGGGCTGCTGGCAGGCAACGTCTTCGACTGGGGAGCCAAAGCTGTCTCTGAGTAGGTGCCTACTGTCCTCACAGCCCCTGGGCCTCATCCCTACCCTGCCTTGTTCCAGCTTGGCCCGAGAGGAGGTAGCAGTGGGGGCACCAGGGGTCTCGGGGGGACTCAATGCAGCTCAGGGCTTGCTGGGCACCTGTTACTCGGGACAGGCCCTGGGACCCAGCCTCCCTTCCCTGGCAGGAGAGCAGGTGTGTGGAAGGCTGCAGGTGTGGGTGTTTTTATTGGCAGAACCCACGTTCACGGTTACCGCACAGAGTTGTGGTTAAGTGGAGAGTTCAGTGGGTCCCCTGCCCGTGGGGCACGCGCCTTCTGGGCTCCCCACGTGTCCTGTCCCGGAGTCCACCTTAGTCTCACTGAAGCAGTGCTCTTGTGTGGGGGTCTTGCTGCGTCCCCCCACGATGCCCTCGGGCACGGATCCCTAGAGGAGCCCCTGgcctccgcccccccccccccccggtcacTGCTGCCCTAGGGTGGCATGCTGGCACGCGGGGGGCTGAGGCCTGGGCTTCTGGTGACTTggttctctcctcttctgtgcaGAGTTCTGGAATCGGACCCCCAGTTCGGGTTCGAGGAGGCAAAGAAGAAGCTGCAAGGTAGGCCGCGGGAGCCCTCTCAGGCTGGGACTCGGCTGGCGGGGAGGAAGTAGCGAGGGGGCTGCGCGCATCCCCAGCGAGTTGGGGGAGGTGAGGACTGGCTCCCTGGAAAAGCCAGTGGTGGGGTGAGGGTGACGGCTGCTGGGAAGGCAGGCCTGACCGCGTACCCTGTGTCCCGCAGAGCGGCCCTGGCTTGTGGACTCCTACAGCAGGTGGCTTCAGAGACTGAAGGTACACAGAGTTGTCCCCACCTCTGTCCCGGGGCCAGGACTGCCtcgaggctgggaggcagggcccCAGGCAGGGTTCACAGGAGACAGTGCGGGGGCCGGCATGGAGCTGCCGGGGGTGGGGACCAGGGCGTCCGTCCAGGCCCACACAGGGCACCAAGGGCCCCCGCGTCTCACCCGCGCAGCCCCGAGCTGCGAGTGCAAGTTGACCACTCCCTGCCCCGAGTCTTGAGTCCTGTGGGGCCGGTGCTTAGGTCAGCTGGCTTCAGTTCAGAGGTCCTTTGGGCCAGCAGTTCTGGAAGAAGCAGGGGctggccccacccccagtgcACCCAGTGCCCGCAGGACCCGGCGGGCCGCGGGGAGGGTGGAGTGTGGAGGTGTCTGGAACGCTTGGACGCGCCTGTTCCCAACTGAACGTCCTGGTTTTGTCTTACAGGGGCCCCCTCACAAATGTGCCTTAATTTTCGCAGATAACAGTGGAGTAGACGTCATTTTGGGAGTCTTCCCCTTTGTCAGGGAGCTTCTCTCTAGAGGGACGGAGGTGAGTGTGGAGGGCTGCGTGGCAGGACCCTTGCTCCTGCGCTCGGTGGGGTTGGTGTCGCCGTGGGCCCTGGGCGGCGGCCCGGGCTCCTCCGTGAGCGCAGGTAGGTGCCGGGGAGGTGGCGGGAGGAGGAGAGGCCCAGCTGGTCACACCTCGGGGCTCAGGTCAGCCTGCCCCCAGTGTTGGAGGCCGTCTTCGTCCAGCCCTGAGAGCTGGCCCTCTCGGAGCCCCCGGGCTGCGCGTGGCCGCACCCTTCTGCTGGCAGCCCCGGGCGGGCAGGTGGGTGGGCGAGCCCAGGCCGGCTGGGTGCCGGCGGCAGAGGTCCCTAAAGCGCCCGGGCGTCCTGCCACAGGTCATCCTGGCGTGCAACTCAGGTCCCGCCCTGAACGACGTGACCCACAGCGAGGCCCTCCTTGTGGCGGAGCGCGTCGCGGCCATGGACGCCGTCGTGCGGTAAGCTGGCCGGGTTCGGTGGCCCTGGCACGGGGAGGGGGGTGTGTAGGGGCAGTTCCCCGGGGGCGCCGGCTCACTCTGCCTGGCCCCTTGTGCTCGGCAGCTCGGCGCTCAGAGAAGAGAGGCTGTTGCTGGTGCAGACGGGATCCAGCTCCCCATGCCTGGACCTCAGGTACCCGTGGCCCCTCCGCCCTGGTCCTCCCCAGTCCCCCCAAGTCCTCCCCAGTCCCCCCAGGTCCTCCCCGGTCCCCTGTGCACCATGGGTGGGGGGGGGCAGAAGTCAGCAGTGCCAGCAGCAGCCCTGTGATGGGGTCTGGGCAGCCCTTCCTCAGGGACCTGGGCAGGCGGGCTcagggagccaggaggagggagcaggcacCCCTGTCCCTGTATGTAGGTGGCGGGGGCTCTTCCCCTTGAATCTGGCCTTAGGTGATTAGTTCGTCGCTTTAGTGTTTTCTGCCCTGGGGGTTCTGGGAAGTGAAGCCCTGGGAGCCAGCCCAGTGCAGGACGGCATGTCTGGACTCTGGGACCCTAGCCTTTGAGTCTGTTTTGTGGGAGGTTCTCCAGTGCTGACTTAATCCCCCCCTCCAGGGCCCTTATTAATATAACAAATGGAGAAGAATGATAAAGACCTCTGAAAAGGAGTGAGGTGTCTTGAAACTCAGAATAGGGGAGCGTCGAGGCCCAGTTTCCAGAACAGGCGCCTTGTAGTGACGGGAGCCGGGCCGCGGGGGGACGGCCCCCGTGCAGGCTGGGCTTAGGGCGTGTGGGGTGCAGGGGCCGAGGGTCGGGGTCCCCTTGCTGGGCGCTGCCCACCCCGGCCTCACTGCCCCCTTCTCCCTGAAGCCGCCTGGACAAGGGGCTGGCCGTGCTGGTGCGGGAGCGCGGCGCCGACCTGGTGGTCATCGAGGGCATGGGCCGCGCCGTCCACACCAACTACCACGCGGCCCTGCGCTGCGAGAGCCTCAAGCTGGCGGTCCTCAAGAACTCGTGGCTGGCCGAGCGGCTGGGCGGCCGGCTCTTCAGCGTCATCTTCAAGTACGAGGTCCCGGCCGAGTGAGGCACCTGCCACGCCAGACCGCTCTGCTCGTCGCTTGTCAGGGACAGATCGCGACTGGACAGGGCGTCCGCGTTCGGATCGGAGTATTTATATCGTGCTTCCGTGACTCAGAGCTGGGCGCGCCCGGGCGTGGGCTGGGCGCTCGTGGCTCGGGCTCCGTGTTCCTTTAACGCTGCCGTGTTCGTGGTGGGGAGACACGACTCTTGTCCCGTGAGACGTTCGTATTGGAATATATTTAACTGTTAAAtagtcttttatatatatatatatataaatataaatatatacatatatgcctCTGACGGAGGACACGGGAGGCTCGGGCACGCACCAAATAGAGTTTCCAGAGTGAGAACAGAGCTGTCTCTGCCTTTGCTGTTCGGTGTGAGAGCAGGCAGCGCGCCCGGGAAGCCTTGCTCAGTCTGGGCGCTTGCAGgcaggccctgcccacccctgtcCGGGAACCTGAGAGGGGGTTCCCTCCCTTCAGTTGCCTCTGGAACTCTTAGGCCCACCTTGCCTGTGGGCCGTGACTGCTGCCCCATCACGTGGCCTCCGTCATCTGTCCCACCCCCTTGCCCCTGCTCCCTCGGGCTCCGGCCCCAGTGCGTCTGTCTGGGGAGGCTCCTGCTGCGTCCCCCACCCTCCCGGGCCCCGCCGCACACAGGAGGACAGAACAAGGCTCTGAGCAGCACTCCTGACTCGGCTCACTCGGAGGGCCCTTGAGGGCTCTCGGGCTTGGTGGCTGGTACCCTCTCCTGCTCAGAGCGCGTCAGACCACGGGGGTTTGGTCACCACAGCCATGACAAGCGGGTGGGGGAGCTCACCGGGCCCGGCCTGGGGGtgcggggagagggcagggctccCCCCAAGCTGGGTGTGCCCCTCAGGGTGTGGGCCTGAGCCCCAGACGCCCATCACTACAGGAGAGCTGGCCTTGGGGTGAGCTGTGCGCCATCCGTCTCAGGAACAAAGCTACGCAGGGGACCTGCTGTTGTGGCCCCCAGGCCTTGGGGACCAACCCTGAGCACTGAGGAGACCCCACAGCCCAGCGCCCAGGCCCTCCTCACCTCTGGAGAGCCCAGGAACGCGGGGGCAGGCTGCATAAGGGGAGGCTAGCAGGCCTGTGGCCTGCGGGGCCTGATCCGgccctctttccccactggtcTTTCTACCGTCCTTGTCACCCAGACCCGCCCTGCACCTGCTGTCCTGCTGGGCCCCCTTCTAGGAGCCTGTGCTCAGCAGTCTGGGGCCTGCACTGAACCTCGGAGAGTGTGTGACAGGCCCTGCACCCCGCCAGCCCCCGGGGGACCCCTGTGCTGCACCCCAAGTCCTGCCTGCAAGTGGCTCCCAGACCAGCCCCAAAGCACCTGCTCGCTGGCAGAGGCCTGGTCCTCCTGTGGGCGGCCGCCAGGGGGAGCCGGGGGCGCGGCCATGTGCCAGGCCGGGCCGGACTTGTCTGGCAGGTAGTCCCTGCGGCCCCTTCTCTGTGAGCATGCCCTGACTCTGACCCCAGCACGGTGTGGCCTTGTGC carries:
- the PANK4 gene encoding 4'-phosphopantetheine phosphatase, coding for MAECGASGSGSSGDSLDKSITLPPDEIFRNLENAKRFAIDIGGSLTKLAYYSTVQHKVAKVRSFDHSGKDTEQDHEPPYEISVQEEVTARLHFVKFENTYIEACLDFIKDHLVNTETKVIQATGGGAYKFKDLIEEKLQLKVDKEDVMTCLIKGCNFVLKNIPHEAFVYQKDADPEFRFQTNHPNIFPYLLVNIGSGVSIVKVETEDRFEWIGGSSIGGGTFWGLGALLTKTKKFDELLHLASKGQHTNVDMLVQDIYGGAHQTLGLSGNLIASSFGKSATADKEFSKEDMAKSLLHMISNDIGQLACLYARLHCLDRVYFGGFFIRGHPVTMRTITYSINFFSKGEVQALFLRHEGYLGAIGAFLKGAEQDNPNQYSWGENYAGSSGLMSSSPELCPTQRARSGTFDLLEMDRLERPLVSLPLLLDPPSYVPDTVDLTDDALARKYWLTCFEEALDGVVKRAVASQPGSVDAAERAEKFRQKYWNKLQTLRHQPFAYGTLTVRSLLDTREHCLNEFNFPDPYSKVKQKDNGVALKCFQRVVHSLDALGWEERQLALVKGLLAGNVFDWGAKAVSEVLESDPQFGFEEAKKKLQERPWLVDSYSRWLQRLKGPPHKCALIFADNSGVDVILGVFPFVRELLSRGTEVILACNSGPALNDVTHSEALLVAERVAAMDAVVRSALREERLLLVQTGSSSPCLDLSRLDKGLAVLVRERGADLVVIEGMGRAVHTNYHAALRCESLKLAVLKNSWLAERLGGRLFSVIFKYEVPAE